The following coding sequences are from one Triticum dicoccoides isolate Atlit2015 ecotype Zavitan chromosome 4A, WEW_v2.0, whole genome shotgun sequence window:
- the LOC119285085 gene encoding small GTPase LIP1-like isoform X1 → MFWKDSSARSSSSSGREQSGVGPFGQVRVLVVGDSGVGKSSLVHLILEGSAIARPAQTVGCAVGIKHVTCGSAGGSSNNISNDAERNFFVELWDVSGHDRYKACRSIFYTQINGVIFVYDLSQRKTKTNLNKWAVEVAETGTFSAILGSGGPGGLPVPYLVIANKVDIVPSDGSRVRSGSIVDLARQWIEKRGLLPRSEELPLTESFPGNSGLISAAKEARYDKEAVTKFFRMLIRRRYFSNEPAVPSPWSLIPREDSILPVVTRKDDADSFQRKSYSGEDFMFNGVPPLPAQRNLPPPPTLEPQLPVFSSDNYRYHRFSSPSLTEMSSNRTSRENFNV, encoded by the exons atgTTCTGGAAGGACAGCAGcgcccggagcagcagcagcagcggccggGAGCAGAGCGGCGTCGGGCCCTTCGGCCAGGTGCGCGTCCTCGTCGTCGGCGATTCAG GTGTTGGTAAATCTTCACTGGTGCATCTCATCTTAGAAGGATCTGCTATTGCTCGACCAGCTCAGACAGTAGGATGTGCGGTGGGCATTAAA CATGTTACTTGTGGAAGTGCAGGGGGGTCTTCTAATAACATCAGTAATGATGCTGAAAGGAATTTCTTTGTTGAGCTTTGGGATGTCTCAGGGCATGACCGCTACAAAGCTTGTCGTTCGATTTTCTATACACAAATCAATG GTGTCATTTTTGTTTATGACCTCTCCCAGAGGAAGACCAAGACAAATTTGAATAAATGGGCAGTTGAAGTTGCGGAAACAGGCACCTTTTCAGCCATACTTGGATCTGGTGGACCAGGAGGACTTCCAGTGCCTTACCTTGTAATTGCTAACAAAGTGGATATTGTTCCAAGCGATGGCTCTAGAGTCAGAAGTGGAAGTATTGTTGATCTTGCTCGTCAATGGATTGAAAAGCGGGGTCTTCTTCCTCGCAGTGAAGAACTTCCGCTCACAGAGAGCTTTCCTGGGAACTCTGGTCTCATCTCG GCTGCCAAAGAAGCAAGATATGACAAAGAAGCTGTGACCAAGTTTTTCCGCATG TTGATCAGGAGAAGATATTTCTCGAACGAACCTGCTGTGCCAAGTCCCTGGTCTCTTATTCCAAGGGAAGATAGCATCCTTCCTGTAGTGACTCGCAAAGATGATGCCGATAGCTTTCAAAGGAAAAG CTATAGCGGCGAGGACTTCATGTTCAATGGGGTACCACCACTGCCGGCACAAAGGAACCTCCCACCACCACCAACTCTCGAACCACAGCTGCCGGTGTTTTCTTCAGATAACTACAGATATCACAGATTCTCCTCGCCATCGCTTACTGAGATGAGCAGCAATAGAACAAGCCGTGAAAATTTTAATGTATAA
- the LOC119285085 gene encoding small GTPase LIP1-like isoform X2 has product MFWKDSSARSSSSSGREQSGVGPFGQVRVLVVGDSGVGKSSLVHLILEGSAIARPAQTVGCAVGIKGGLLITSVMMLKGISLLSFGMSQGMTATKLVVRFSIHKSMRKTKTNLNKWAVEVAETGTFSAILGSGGPGGLPVPYLVIANKVDIVPSDGSRVRSGSIVDLARQWIEKRGLLPRSEELPLTESFPGNSGLISAAKEARYDKEAVTKFFRMLIRRRYFSNEPAVPSPWSLIPREDSILPVVTRKDDADSFQRKSYSGEDFMFNGVPPLPAQRNLPPPPTLEPQLPVFSSDNYRYHRFSSPSLTEMSSNRTSRENFNV; this is encoded by the exons atgTTCTGGAAGGACAGCAGcgcccggagcagcagcagcagcggccggGAGCAGAGCGGCGTCGGGCCCTTCGGCCAGGTGCGCGTCCTCGTCGTCGGCGATTCAG GTGTTGGTAAATCTTCACTGGTGCATCTCATCTTAGAAGGATCTGCTATTGCTCGACCAGCTCAGACAGTAGGATGTGCGGTGGGCATTAAA GGGGGTCTTCTAATAACATCAGTAATGATGCTGAAAGGAATTTCTTTGTTGAGCTTTGGGATGTCTCAGGGCATGACCGCTACAAAGCTTGTCGTTCGATTTTCTATACACAAATCAATG AGGAAGACCAAGACAAATTTGAATAAATGGGCAGTTGAAGTTGCGGAAACAGGCACCTTTTCAGCCATACTTGGATCTGGTGGACCAGGAGGACTTCCAGTGCCTTACCTTGTAATTGCTAACAAAGTGGATATTGTTCCAAGCGATGGCTCTAGAGTCAGAAGTGGAAGTATTGTTGATCTTGCTCGTCAATGGATTGAAAAGCGGGGTCTTCTTCCTCGCAGTGAAGAACTTCCGCTCACAGAGAGCTTTCCTGGGAACTCTGGTCTCATCTCG GCTGCCAAAGAAGCAAGATATGACAAAGAAGCTGTGACCAAGTTTTTCCGCATG TTGATCAGGAGAAGATATTTCTCGAACGAACCTGCTGTGCCAAGTCCCTGGTCTCTTATTCCAAGGGAAGATAGCATCCTTCCTGTAGTGACTCGCAAAGATGATGCCGATAGCTTTCAAAGGAAAAG CTATAGCGGCGAGGACTTCATGTTCAATGGGGTACCACCACTGCCGGCACAAAGGAACCTCCCACCACCACCAACTCTCGAACCACAGCTGCCGGTGTTTTCTTCAGATAACTACAGATATCACAGATTCTCCTCGCCATCGCTTACTGAGATGAGCAGCAATAGAACAAGCCGTGAAAATTTTAATGTATAA
- the LOC119285086 gene encoding vegetative cell wall protein gp1-like, which translates to MENVLLDRSSGSFEYPKRGVYGGRPARPHGAYGSSRTCPQYHHFQKSGAWNSAPAPALPYAYARPPIYSSPSLPLLPSNQPPLLPLPPTATKYATFPYPPPPTPPRAVRPAPPTTVAPAAAPPAASRQLSQRDRRRRPAKPPTAEPAREQKKKKPLERAAPLPPAPAVTEALDDLEQELARSCVQDLLHALAPPPSSLPLPRFSLVVKASPHSATAGKVVPPAPSCNAEAAAADGLRRLLRL; encoded by the coding sequence ATGGAGAACGTTCTGCTGGATCGTTCTTCCGGAAGCTTCGAGTACCCGAAGAGGGGCGTCTATGGCGGGAGGCCGGCGAGGCCGCACGGCGCGTACGGCTCCTCCCGCACGTGCCCGCAGTACCATCACTTCCAGAAAAGCGGCGCATGGAactccgcccccgcccccgctcTCCCGTATGCGTACGCCAGGCCGCCGATATACTCGTCGCCGTCTCTCCCTCTCCTGCCGTCCAACCAGCCACCGCTCCTGCCGCTCCCGCCCACCGCCACCAAGTACGCCACTTTCCCCTACCCACCACCTCCGACACCGCCACGTGCCGTCAGGCCGGCACCGCCCACGACCGTCGCGCCGGCAGCGGCGCCCCCTGCGGCCTCACGCCAGCTGAGCCAGAGAgacaggaggaggaggccggccaagccgCCGACCGCAGAACCGGCAAgggagcagaagaagaagaagccgctGGAGCGGGCGGCGCCACTGCCGCCCGCGCCGGCGGTGACCGAGGCGCTGGACGACCTCGAGCAGGAGCTGGCCCGGAGCTGCGTGCAGGACctgctgcacgcgctggcgccgcCGCCCAGCAGCCTGCCGCTGCCCAGGTTCTCCCTCGTCGTCAAAGCGTCTCCCCACTCCGCCACGGCCGGCAAGGTGGTGCCGCCTGCCCCGTCCTGCAACGCTGAGGCGGCCGCCGCCGacggcctccgccgcctcctccgcctctaG